The Rhizobium glycinendophyticum genome window below encodes:
- a CDS encoding DUF3800 domain-containing protein, which produces ADRMRSAFSFQGDSLHLLYLDESGHSHDPSSDFFVLAGFSIFERQTHWLEAQIDPVAARFSSTNPREIEFHGNPMRSGNGTWKGVPPNDRVQAVVDILSLLADKQLQLKVYACVIEKKLFSPNDILARSFEEVASCFDDYLKTLYKKKNPQRGLVILDKSNYEEKIQTLSHVFKHVGHANGQLRNFAEVPLFLDSRASRLIQMADLIAYWIFRHFQSGDQRGYDLIRPYFARYGIGPVSGLRCHVSPETEARLASLPVPAHPFPKATPKTIAAASQVSTPEDQSGF; this is translated from the coding sequence AGCGGACCGCATGCGGTCCGCTTTTTCGTTTCAGGGGGATTCGTTGCATCTACTGTATCTCGACGAGTCTGGTCACTCGCATGATCCAAGCTCCGACTTCTTTGTCCTTGCAGGCTTTAGCATATTCGAGCGCCAAACGCATTGGCTGGAAGCCCAGATAGATCCTGTAGCGGCGCGCTTCAGCTCAACCAATCCTCGAGAAATCGAGTTCCATGGAAACCCAATGCGCTCGGGCAACGGTACCTGGAAAGGTGTGCCTCCCAACGACAGAGTTCAAGCCGTCGTCGATATCTTGTCGCTACTGGCAGACAAGCAATTGCAGTTGAAGGTCTATGCCTGCGTCATCGAAAAGAAGCTCTTCTCTCCGAACGACATTCTGGCTCGGAGCTTCGAAGAGGTGGCTTCGTGTTTTGATGACTATCTGAAGACGCTTTATAAGAAAAAGAACCCCCAGCGCGGCTTGGTCATCCTCGACAAGAGCAACTATGAGGAGAAAATCCAAACCCTCTCTCATGTGTTTAAGCACGTGGGGCATGCCAATGGCCAACTTCGCAACTTTGCTGAAGTCCCACTTTTTCTGGATTCGAGGGCATCGCGCCTGATTCAGATGGCGGATTTGATCGCCTACTGGATTTTCCGTCACTTCCAGTCAGGCGACCAGCGTGGCTACGACCTCATAAGGCCTTACTTTGCCCGGTATGGCATCGGGCCAGTCTCAGGTCTGCGCTGTCACGTCTCGCCGGAGACAGAGGCGCGTCTCGCTTCGCTTCCAGTTCCAGCTCACCCTTTTCCGAAGGCAACCCCGAAAACTATTGCCGCCGCATCCCAAGTCTCTACGCCTGAGGATCAAAGCGGTTTTTGA